One stretch of Oncorhynchus keta strain PuntledgeMale-10-30-2019 chromosome 16, Oket_V2, whole genome shotgun sequence DNA includes these proteins:
- the LOC118395511 gene encoding synaptopodin-2-like, giving the protein MEPETEDQESTVMDSWSVSEYGHSSDDLYISESRDGSYYEERKSDTEVPIDPQHTHIRQAESPHSVESPEPYTKKAMVEHQRPPSNYSPEERSLVRGLSPSRSQEIDTLSQGPCSVYPGESLSSDAESYPSTPSPIPPKSPQAPTPNPNLCQMSRQRSSSSSSVGRSEMTLTLTHGQPRGDGRRLGSGTGARGNGSVESLEEGGHSEAPPAHLSFGISAQGAEQAEQWNSASERDLPSPSRHRVRRARPRQSESQSDRQVKEAKSKCKRIALLLTNAPNSRNRGVLMFKKRRQRVKKYTLVSYGTGQHQFDDQSGKDEESEYGKTVRFALATNDYLELDEDYTVNVRDRDVNLNWENLGIANIFHHLEEMEQLPETKGKGVAMFVQRRQRMDEIALEHEEMRRKGLPVKGIVELEDTEMYKSYKTDETYVQSNQIQYSERHADQIYMDGHGNQHLQYKENQQEMQQYAHMMNSMPNLLASAIPKPLVPNRTAKPFLGSQNRVPVPFSPLSGVTSPVKHHELKFKVSVPIHTVPQVWSPTGDFIASRDERISVPAIKTGILPDSKRRGANRAASDQPSNAYIQNRGERRSYIESGEEEDYFSLGAEACNFMQPRTVKHKNPPPVAPKPSINPVCPPWLKESPSNVLLHLARSPIPASFPNPVGSSPQQYFKQQDWLSPQQTANPREPPQTQSRPQPPMNTGAPANSTSPSQLHPTMNSWSPQPPWSPVSIQAPNPTHTAPRQPTVSKNKSPNPSVASCPPQRGSSYSHAAMAPPTSSMGHISEGHVSPAINGPTLRGRGAELFAKRQTRMEKFVVDAETVQANKAKCPSPTASLPGAWRYSSNIRAPPPLSYNPLHAPFYPPAAAKQPYSTSPKIKPKTTVKTKPQPSKHLDALDVMKHQPYQLDSSLFRYNVGTEAEGLRPSLKTAPNPTLSPKPAPVVSPRPAFTISPYSYPGHDLPPAKQQSKPIAPAKSTRSGLGRSYSLSLPRRMCSMSYMPSQSSMSPVTTPVFHPSLGRQTSWQDKAALKPPSPWEAASRSPLGLVDDAFRFQNFPQSIATNVNSAANRRSLPEPPDEWKRKVSLDAPSVSGGYYRAPPPAMHTRSISMTSAPVYGPPFRQAQPLWSAVSASAGHMGRGPGHPSQSLYATLPRTAMRR; this is encoded by the exons ATGGAGCCAGAAACAGAGGACCAGGAGAGCACTGTCATGGACTCTTGGTCAGTCTCTGAGTACGGCCACTCCTCTGACGACCTTTACATCTCAGAGTCCCGGGATGGATCCTACTATGAAGAAAGGAAGAGTGATACAGAGGTCCCCATAGATCCGCAGCACACCCACATTAGACAGGCCGAGTCCCCCCATTCTGTGGAGTCCCCTGAACCATATACCAAGAAAGCCATGGTGGAACATCAGAGACCACCATCGAACTACAGCCCGGAAGAACGTAGCCTGGTCAGGGGACTGAGCCCCAGCAGAAGCCAGGAGATAGACACCTTATCACAGGGGCCATGTAGCGTCTACCCTGGGGAATCCTTGAGCTCCGATGCCGAATCCTACCCAAGCACCCCTTCACCGATTCCCCCAAAGTCCCCACAAGCCCCCACCCCGAACCCCAACTTGTGTCAAATGTCAAGGCAacggtcatcctcctcttcctccgttGGCCGGAGTGAGATGACCCTAACTCTGACCCATGGGCAACCCAGGGGGGACGGCAGGAGGCTGGGCTCTGGGACCGGGGCCAGGGGGAATGGGAGTGTTGAGTCTCTGGAGGAAGGAGGGCACAGCGAAGCACCTCCTGCTCATCTATCCTTTGGAATTTCAGCGCAGGGTGCTGAGCAGGCAGAGCAGTGGAACTCTGCGTCTGAGAGAGATCTCCCCAGTCCCAGCAGACACAGGGTGAGGCGCGCAC GGCCCAGGCAGAGTGAGAGCCAGTCAGACAGGCAGGTGAAGGAAGCCAAGTCTAAATGTAAACGCATTGCTTTGCTGTTGACCAACGCACCAAATTCCAGAAACAGAGGGGTGTTAATGTTCAAGAAGCGTCGGCAAAGGGTTAAGAAGTATACACTTGTCAGCTACGGGACAGGTCAGCACCAGTTTGACGACCAAAGCGGCAAAGACGAAGAAAGTGAATACGGCAAAACGGTCAGGTTTGCTTTGGCCACGAATGATTATTTAGAACTTGATGAAGACTACACAGTGAATGTACGAGACCGAGACGTCAATTTAAACTGGGAGAACCTTGGAATAGCCAACATATTTCACCACCTGGAAGAGATGGAGCAACTGCCAGAGACAAAAGGCAAGGGCGTGGCAATGTTTGTGCAGCGCCGCCAGAGGATGGATGAGATTGCCCTAGAGCACGAGGAAATGAGGCGCAAAGGCTTACCCGTCAAAGGTATCGTAGAGCTTGAAGACACAGAAATGTACAAGTCTTACAAAACAGATGAAACTTATGTGCAATCCAATCAAATTCAATACAGTGAAAGGCATGCTGATCAGATCTACATGGATGGTCATGGCAATCAACATCTGCAGTACAAAGAAAACCAACAGGAGATGCAACAATATGCTCACATGATGAACAGTATGCCCAACCTCCTAGCTAGTGCCATACCAAAGCCTCTTGTGCCCAACAGAACAGCTAAGCCCTTCTTGGGATCCCAAAACAGAGTGCCTGTCCCATTTTCTCCTCTTAGTGGTGTCACTAGCCCAGTGAAGCATCATGAACTCAAATTCAAGGTATCAGTCCCTATACACACAGTGCCACAGGTCTGGTCCCCAACTGGGGACTTCATAGCTTCGCGTGACGAACGCATATCTGTACCAGCGATAAAGACGGGCATCCTACCAGACTCAAAAAGAAGAGGTGCTAATAGAGCGGCCTCTGATCAACCCTCCAACGCCTATATTCAAAACAGAGGGGAAAGAAGATCATATATTGAGTCAGGCGAAGAGGAAGACTACTTTAGTCTTGGTGCTGAGGCATGCAACTTTATGCAACCCCGAACAGTCAAGCACAAGAATCCCCCACCTGTTGCCCCAAAGCCTAGCATTAACCCAGTCTGTCCACCATGGTTGAAGGAGAGTCCCTCGAATGTCCTACTTCACCTGGCAAGGAGTCCAATCCCGGCATCTTTCCCAAATCCAGTGGGGTCTTCTCCTCAGCAATACTTCAAACAACAAGACTGGCTTTCGCCTCAGCAAACGGCGAACCCCCGGGAACCACCCCAAACTCAGTCACGACCACAGCCACCCATGAACACTGGGGCACCAGCCAACTCAACATCACCCTCTCAACTTCATCCAACCATGAATAGCTGGAGTCCACAGCCACCGTGGTCCCCAGTGAGTATTCAGGCCCCGAACCCAACTCACACGGCACCTCGCCAACCCACAGTCTCAAAGAATAAGTCCCCAAATCCTTCGGTGGCATCTTGCCCACCCCAACGAGGGAGCTCTTACAGCCACGCAGCCATGGCACCACCTACTTCTTCAATGGGTCACATTTCTGAGGGCCATGTTAGTCCAGCCATAAATGGTCCAACTCTGAGGGGAAGAGGTGCCGAACTCTTTGCCAAGAGGCAGACCCGTATGGAGAAGTTTGTGGTGGATGCCGAAACAGTTCAGGCCAACAAAGCAAAGTGTCCTTCCCCCACCGCCTCCCTTCCAGGTGCTTGGAGATACTCTTCCAACATCCGAGCCCCACCTCCTTTGTCATACAATCCCCTTCATGCTCCTTTCTACCCCCCTGCAGCAGCTAAACAGCCCTATTCAACAAGTCCAAAAATCAAACCAAAGACCACTGTGAAAACCAAACCACAACCCTCCAAGCACCTGGATGCCCTAGATGTCATGAAACATCAGCCCTATCAGCTGGACTCATCACTCTTTAGATATAACGTAGGCACTGAGGCTGAAGGCCTTAGGCCTAGCCTCAAAACGGCCCCCAACCCAACCTTGAGCCCTAAACCTGCCCCTGTTGTCAGCCCTAGACCTGCCTTTACCATTTCTCCTTACTCTTACCCTGGCCATGACCTTCCCCCAGCAAAACAACAAAGCAAGCCCATAGCTCCTGCTAAGTCTACTAGATCG GGACTTGGCAGAAGCTACTCTCTGTCCCTACCCAGGCGGATGTGCTCCATGTCCTACATGCCCTCGCAGTCATCTATGTCCCCTGTGACCACCCCTGTGTTCCATCCATCTCTCGGGAGGCAGACCTCCTGGCAGGATAAAGCTGCCCTCAAGCCCCCCAGCCCTTGGGAGGCTGCTTCCCGGAGCCCTCTGGGCCTGGTGGACGATGCCTTCCGATTCCAGAACTTCCCTCAGTCCATCGCCACTAACGTCAACTCCGCCGCCAACCGACGATCTCTTCCAGAACCTCCGGACGAATGGAAACGCAAGGTGTCATTGGACGCCCCCAGTGTCAGTGGTGGTTACTATCGTGCTCCACCCCCAGCCATGCATACTAGGTCTATAAGCATGACCTCTGCCCCTGTCTATGGGCCTCCCTTCAGACAGGCCCAGCCTCTGTGGTCAGCGGTGAGTGCTAGCGCTGGACATATGGGTCGAGGCCCGGGCCACCCGAGTCAGTCCCTCTACGCTACCTTGCCACGCACAGCTATGAGAAGGTAA